The following proteins come from a genomic window of Prionailurus viverrinus isolate Anna chromosome D1, UM_Priviv_1.0, whole genome shotgun sequence:
- the LOC125176533 gene encoding olfactory receptor 8B4, translating to MTLRNSSSVTEFILVGLSEQRELQLPLFVLFLGIYVFTVVGNLGLITLIGLNSSLHTPMYFFLFNLSFIDLCYSCVFTPKMLNDFLSENVISYVGCMTQLFFFCFFVNSECYVLVAMAYDRYVAICKPLLYMVTMSPQVCSLLMFGSYVIGFAGAMAHTGSIWRLTFCDSNIIHHYLCEVLPLLQLSCTSTHVNELVFLIVVGVVITISSISIFISYALILSNILHIPSAEGRSKAISTCGSHIIAVALFFGSGAFTYLTSSFHASMDQSKFASVFYTNVVPMLNPLIYSLRNKDVKLALGKTLRTVLS from the coding sequence ATGACTCTGAGAAACAGCTCCTCAGTGACTGAGTTTATCCTAGTGGGATTATCAGAACAACGAGAGCTCCAGCTTCCCCTCTTTGTCCTGTTCTTAGGGATCTATGTGTTTACTGTGGTGGGCAACTTGGGCTTGATTACCTTAATTGGGCTAAATTCTAGCCTTCATACTCCCATGTACTTTTTTCTCTTCAACTTGTCTTTTATAGATCTCTGTTATTCCTgtgtatttacccccaaaatgcTGAATGATTTTCTGTCAGAAAATGTCATCTCTTATGTGGGATGCATGactcaactttttttcttctgtttctttgtcaaTTCTGAGTGCTATGTGTTGGTAGCAATGGCCTATGATCGCTATGTGGCTATCTGCAAGCCTCTGCTGTACATGGTCACCATGTCCCCTCAGGTCTGTTCTCTGCTCATGTTTGGTTCATATGTGATAGGGTTTGCTGGAGCCATGGCCCACACTGGGAGCATATGGAGACTGACTTTCTGTGATTCCAACATCATCCACCATTATCTGTGCGAAGTTCTTCCTCTCCTGCAGCTCTCCTGCACCAGCACCCATGTCAATGAGCTAGTGTTTTTAATTGTTGTGGGAGTGGTCATCACAATATCCAGtattagcattttcatttcttatgccTTGATTCTCTCTAATATCCTCCATATTCCTTCTGCTGAGGGTAGATCCAAAGCCATCAGCACATGTGGCTCCCACATAATTgctgttgctttgttttttgggtcAGGGGCATTCACCTATTTAACAAGCTCTTTTCATGCATCTATGGACCAGAGTAAATTTGCCTCAGTCTTTTACACCAATGTGGTTCCCATGCTTAATCCTTTGATCTACAGTTTGAGGAATAAGGATGTGAAACTTGCGCTGGGTAAAACCCTGAGAACAGTGCTCTCCTGA
- the LOC125176534 gene encoding olfactory receptor 145 — protein sequence MPLMRMAAENSSVTEFILAGLTNQPGLRMPLFFLFLGFYVVTVMGNLGLITLIGLNSHLHTPMYFFLFNLSFIDFCYSTVITPKMLMSFVSKKNIITYAGCMTQLFFFLFFVVSESFILSAMAYDRYIAICNPLVYTATMSPQVCSLLLLGVYVMGFSGAMAHTACMVRLTFCANNLVDHYMCDILPLLERSCTSTYVNELVVFVVVGIDIGVPTVTIFISYALILTSILHIRSTEGRSKAFSTCSSHIIAVSLFFGSGAFMYLKPSSLLPMNQGKVSSLFYTTVVPMLNPLIYSLRNKDVKVALKKSLSKKTFS from the coding sequence ATGCCTTTAATGAGAATGGCAGCTGAGAACTCCTCTGTGACAGAATTTATCCTTGCAGGCTTAACCAACCAGCCCGGACTCCGGATGCCcctcttcttcctgtttctagGTTTCTATGTGGTCACTGTGATGGGGAACCTGGGTCTGATAACCCTGATTGGGCTGAATTCTCACCtgcacacccccatgtacttcttcctcttcAACTTGTCCTTCATAGATTTTTGCTATTCCACTGTTATCACTCCCAAGATGCTGATGAGTTTTGTCTCAAAGAAGAACATCATCACCTACGCAGGGTGTATGACTcagctcttcttttttcttttctttgttgtctCTGAGTCCTTCATCCTGTCAGCAATGGCATATGACCGCTACATCGCCATCTGTAACCCACTGGTGTACACAGCCACCATGTCTCCTCAGGTCTGCTCGCTTCTTCTGTTGGGTGTCTATGTGATGGGGTTTTCTGGGGCCATGGCCCACACGGCATGCATGGTGAGACTGACCTTCTGTGCCAACAATCTGGTTGACCACTACATGTGTGACATCCTTCCCCTTCTTGAGCGCTCTTGTACCAGCACCTATGTAAATGAGCTGGTAGTTTTCGTTGTCGTGGGCATTGATATTGGCGTGCCCACAGTTACCATCTTCATTTCTTATGCcctcatcctcaccagcattcTCCATATTCGTTCCACTGAGGGCAGGTCCAAAGCCTTCAGCACATGCAGCTCTCACATAAttgctgtttctcttttctttgggtCAGGGGCATTTATGTACCTCAAACCATCCTCTCTTTTACCTATGAATCAGGGGAAAGTGTCCTCCTTGTTCTATACCACCGTTGTGCCCATGCTCAACCCGCTAATCTATAGCTTAAGAAATAAAGACGTCAAAGTTGCTCTGAAGAAATCATTGAGCAAAAAGACATTCTCTTGA